One segment of Curtobacterium sp. MR_MD2014 DNA contains the following:
- a CDS encoding LysM peptidoglycan-binding domain-containing protein has product MSTIAIADQRTATPAVRTRLRITRRGRIVLTTVAALPVFLVVALSVLNGGQASAGDSSRAGAPVHFETVTVQPGETLWQLAEETAPQADPRDFVQDVVSLNALDGSTLQAGEQIAIPVKYTAGN; this is encoded by the coding sequence ATGAGCACCATCGCCATCGCTGACCAGCGCACCGCGACGCCCGCCGTCCGTACCCGCCTGCGCATCACGCGCCGCGGTCGCATCGTCCTGACGACCGTCGCGGCCCTCCCGGTCTTCCTCGTCGTCGCCCTCTCCGTGCTGAACGGTGGACAGGCCTCTGCCGGCGACTCCTCGCGTGCCGGTGCTCCCGTGCACTTCGAGACGGTCACCGTGCAGCCGGGTGAGACCCTGTGGCAGCTGGCAGAGGAAACCGCGCCGCAGGCCGACCCCCGCGACTTCGTGCAGGACGTCGTGAGCCTCAACGCCCTCGACGGTTCGACGCTGCAGGCCGGCGAGCAGATCGCGATCCCGGTCAAGTACACCGCGGGCAACTGA
- the dapF gene encoding diaminopimelate epimerase, translating into MTELHFTKGQGTGNDFVLFADPDATVDLTPERIRAIADRRFGVGADGVIRAVRSEAIPEGRTLVAVEPAATWFMDYHNADGSVAEMCGNGIRVFARYLTESGLVDLAPGETLTVGSRKGLVDVQRTTNGFSADLGRWGLGIEGGGANDVTVRAKELDGARPGLGIDVGNPHVVVAVATEDELAEVDLTYVPVLDPAPAAGANVEFVLPGDPLVKDGVGEITMRVHERGSGETLSCGTGAVAAALATRYWAGPSAPDTWRVRVPGGVVTVRMFAAEDGEHVALAGPAELVFSGDLTV; encoded by the coding sequence GTGACCGAGCTGCACTTCACGAAGGGCCAGGGGACGGGCAACGACTTCGTCCTGTTCGCCGACCCCGACGCAACGGTCGACCTGACCCCCGAGCGCATCCGGGCCATCGCCGACCGCCGCTTCGGCGTGGGCGCCGACGGTGTCATCCGGGCGGTCCGGTCGGAGGCGATCCCCGAGGGGCGCACGCTCGTCGCCGTCGAACCCGCCGCCACCTGGTTCATGGACTACCACAACGCCGACGGCTCGGTCGCCGAGATGTGCGGGAACGGCATCCGCGTCTTCGCGCGGTACCTGACCGAGTCCGGGCTCGTCGACCTCGCGCCGGGGGAGACGCTCACGGTCGGCAGCCGCAAGGGGCTCGTCGACGTCCAGCGCACCACGAACGGCTTCTCGGCCGACCTCGGGCGCTGGGGCCTCGGCATCGAGGGCGGCGGGGCGAACGACGTCACCGTGCGGGCGAAGGAGCTCGACGGTGCACGACCCGGACTCGGCATCGACGTCGGCAACCCGCACGTCGTCGTGGCCGTGGCGACCGAGGACGAGCTCGCCGAGGTCGACCTGACGTACGTCCCCGTCCTCGACCCGGCGCCCGCAGCGGGCGCGAACGTCGAGTTCGTGCTGCCCGGTGACCCCCTCGTCAAGGACGGCGTGGGGGAGATCACCATGCGCGTGCACGAACGGGGGAGCGGCGAGACGCTGTCCTGCGGCACCGGTGCGGTCGCGGCCGCCCTCGCGACGCGGTACTGGGCGGGGCCCTCGGCGCCGGACACCTGGCGGGTGCGGGTGCCGGGCGGGGTCGTCACCGTGCGGATGTTCGCGGCGGAGGACGGCGAGCACGTCGCGCTGGCCGGTCCGGCAGAGCTCGTGTTCTCCGGGGACCTGACCGTCTGA
- the lexA gene encoding transcriptional repressor LexA translates to MADELRVQKPLTAKQQAILDAIRASIASRGYPPSMREIGDAAGLSSLSSVSHQLGQLELGGWIRRDPNRPRALEVLVDEPTPDVETPDVDATTLVPLVGRIAAGVPITAEQHVDEIVPLPRQLVGTGDLFMLKVVGESMIDAAICDGDWVVVRSQQTADNGDIVAAMLDEEATVKVFRQRDGHTWLLPRNSAFEPILGDAATVLGKVVAVLRSI, encoded by the coding sequence GTGGCGGACGAACTGCGGGTCCAGAAGCCGTTGACGGCGAAGCAGCAGGCGATCCTCGACGCGATCCGCGCGTCGATCGCCAGCCGGGGCTACCCGCCGAGCATGCGGGAGATCGGCGACGCCGCAGGCCTCTCCTCGCTCTCGAGCGTCTCCCACCAGCTCGGCCAGCTCGAGCTCGGCGGCTGGATCCGTCGTGACCCGAACCGTCCGCGCGCGCTCGAGGTCCTGGTCGACGAACCGACCCCCGACGTCGAGACGCCCGACGTCGACGCCACGACCCTGGTCCCGCTCGTCGGCCGGATCGCCGCCGGTGTGCCGATCACGGCCGAGCAGCACGTCGACGAGATCGTCCCGCTCCCCCGGCAGCTGGTCGGCACGGGTGACCTCTTCATGCTCAAGGTCGTCGGCGAGTCGATGATCGACGCAGCGATCTGCGACGGCGACTGGGTGGTCGTCCGGTCGCAGCAGACCGCGGACAACGGGGACATCGTCGCCGCGATGCTCGACGAGGAAGCGACCGTCAAGGTCTTCCGCCAGCGCGACGGCCACACGTGGCTGCTCCCGCGCAACTCCGCGTTCGAACCGATCCTCGGCGACGCGGCCACCGTCCTCGGCAAGGTCGTGGCGGTCTTGCGCTCGATCTGA
- the miaA gene encoding tRNA (adenosine(37)-N6)-dimethylallyltransferase MiaA codes for MSDADRPLAAVGPRHDGTPDLIAVVGATGTGKSEVALAVAERLRASGRPAEVVNADAMQLYRGMDVGTAKLSVAERRGIPHHQLDVLAVTDEASVAAYQRDARADVERITAHGGTAVLVGGSGLYVSAVLFDLAFPGTDPELRAELEREHAEHGPNALLARLRALDPAAAADVDSRNPRRLIRAVEIASRSEVVTPRLPAAPRAWRPARVLHLHRERSGLVASLHARAERMFADGLVDEVEALRAEGLEQGRTARAAIGYSQALDVLHGRATTAEAVEATAVATRKYARRQVSWFKRYDAEVIDVSGADVAGLHAAARRIVP; via the coding sequence GTGTCGGACGCTGACCGGCCGCTCGCGGCGGTCGGGCCGCGCCACGACGGTACCCCCGACCTGATCGCGGTCGTCGGTGCGACCGGCACCGGCAAGTCCGAGGTCGCCCTCGCCGTCGCGGAACGGCTGCGGGCGAGCGGCCGTCCCGCGGAGGTCGTGAACGCCGACGCCATGCAGCTCTACCGCGGCATGGACGTCGGCACCGCCAAGCTGTCGGTCGCGGAGCGGCGGGGCATCCCGCACCACCAGCTCGACGTGCTCGCGGTGACCGACGAGGCGAGCGTCGCGGCCTACCAGCGCGACGCCCGTGCGGACGTCGAACGGATCACCGCGCACGGCGGCACCGCGGTGCTCGTCGGCGGCAGCGGGCTCTACGTGTCGGCGGTGCTGTTCGACCTCGCCTTCCCCGGCACCGACCCGGAGCTCCGCGCCGAGCTCGAGCGTGAGCACGCCGAGCACGGGCCGAACGCCCTCCTCGCGCGCCTGCGCGCCCTGGACCCGGCCGCGGCAGCCGACGTCGACTCCCGCAACCCTCGGCGGCTCATCCGGGCCGTGGAGATCGCGAGCCGGTCCGAGGTCGTGACCCCGCGCCTCCCGGCCGCGCCCCGCGCATGGCGACCGGCTCGGGTGCTGCACCTGCACCGCGAGCGCAGCGGGCTCGTCGCGTCCCTGCACGCGAGGGCCGAGCGGATGTTCGCCGACGGCCTCGTCGACGAGGTGGAGGCGCTCCGCGCGGAGGGGTTGGAGCAGGGACGCACGGCGCGCGCGGCGATTGGGTACTCGCAAGCGCTCGACGTCCTGCACGGCCGAGCGACGACGGCCGAGGCGGTGGAGGCGACGGCGGTCGCGACCCGCAAGTACGCCAGGCGACAGGTGTCCTGGTTCAAGCGGTACGACGCCGAGGTGATCGACGTCAGCGGCGCCGACGTCGCGGGGCTGCATGCGGCGGCCCGTAGGATCGTGCCGTGA
- a CDS encoding histidinol-phosphate transaminase, translating to MDTTLEDLPIRDDLRGQSPYGAPQKHVRVQLNVNENTHPVPEAVAEDIVASIRQALTTVNRYPDREFTELRESLAGYLNGGLSAGQQLTPAHLWAANGSNEVLQQLLQAFGGPGRSVLGFPPTYSMHSILASGTGTRWIPAQRDDEFRIAPETVVAAIREHRPDIVFLCGPNNPTGTPLDIETIRAAYDATDGIVMVDEAYAEFMPSDAPSAVTLLPGRPRLVVSRTMSKAFAFAGARVGYLAADPAVVDALRLVRLPYHLSALTQAAAVAALRHAPAMLAMVDDIKQQRDRMVTELRAMGYRTYETWSNFVLFGGVADPNAAFEALLDQDVIVRDLGIPNHLRVSAGTEEETTAFLEAMRRVAAVQPPVRVDA from the coding sequence GTGGACACCACGCTCGAAGACCTCCCGATCCGTGACGACCTCCGTGGGCAGAGCCCGTACGGGGCTCCGCAGAAGCACGTGCGCGTCCAGCTCAACGTCAACGAGAACACGCATCCCGTACCGGAGGCCGTCGCTGAGGACATCGTCGCCTCGATCCGGCAGGCCCTGACGACCGTGAACCGCTACCCCGACCGCGAGTTCACCGAGCTCCGGGAGTCCCTCGCGGGCTACCTGAACGGTGGACTCTCCGCCGGGCAGCAGCTCACCCCTGCGCACCTGTGGGCGGCGAACGGGTCGAACGAGGTCCTGCAGCAGCTCCTGCAGGCGTTCGGTGGCCCGGGCCGGTCGGTGCTCGGGTTCCCGCCCACGTACTCGATGCACTCGATCCTCGCGTCCGGCACCGGCACGCGCTGGATCCCCGCGCAGCGCGACGACGAGTTCCGCATCGCGCCGGAGACGGTCGTCGCGGCCATCCGGGAGCACCGACCCGACATCGTGTTCCTGTGCGGCCCGAACAACCCGACGGGCACCCCGCTCGACATCGAGACGATCCGCGCGGCCTACGACGCAACGGACGGCATCGTGATGGTGGACGAGGCCTACGCCGAGTTCATGCCCTCGGACGCCCCGAGCGCCGTCACGCTGCTGCCCGGCCGTCCGCGGCTCGTGGTCTCTCGCACGATGAGCAAGGCCTTCGCCTTCGCCGGAGCCCGTGTGGGGTACCTGGCGGCCGACCCCGCCGTGGTCGACGCGCTCCGCCTGGTGCGGCTGCCGTACCACCTGTCCGCGCTGACGCAGGCGGCGGCGGTGGCGGCGCTCCGGCACGCCCCGGCGATGCTGGCGATGGTCGACGACATCAAGCAGCAGCGTGACCGGATGGTCACGGAGCTCCGGGCGATGGGGTACCGCACGTACGAGACCTGGTCGAACTTCGTCCTGTTCGGCGGGGTCGCCGACCCGAACGCGGCGTTCGAGGCCCTGCTCGACCAGGACGTCATCGTGCGCGACCTCGGCATCCCGAACCACCTGCGCGTGAGTGCGGGGACGGAGGAGGAGACCACCGCGTTCCTCGAGGCCATGCGCCGCGTGGCCGCCGTCCAGCCGCCGGTTAGGGTTGACGCATGA
- a CDS encoding regulatory protein RecX produces the protein MTGADDHDEGLAPVTDLFGARARRGRRTPPAEPEPVRSSPVEPGAAEPGTVRPGTVGPGTVEPNPIEPSLSPVDLAPRAERGVPGGTGSSDDGWAPESMVLGDDERRFGRAPTTAVNDESAGSGSATGTPVEDDPPVPAAIPFRGQQSEAEWVSPVVGDGSGRSARAEQHGYDDDDTADAASASVFAIASGDEIDPADAPRPLDEQRADAERVSMRALGRKGVSESEMRQLLTKQDLDDDVVEHEVARLVRVGLLDDVAFATDLVDRLHERKGLGRQGVVAELRRRGIDQAAIDAALEAAEDDADDEFVRAIELAEKRARQLRGLDRATAERRLSGFLMRKGYGSGVVRIAVERALDGPPRRSPSGGGTVRFE, from the coding sequence CACCGGTCACCGACCTGTTCGGTGCGCGGGCCCGTCGTGGTCGACGCACCCCGCCGGCGGAGCCGGAACCTGTCCGGTCGAGCCCGGTCGAGCCGGGCGCGGCCGAGCCGGGCACGGTCAGGCCGGGCACGGTCGGGCCGGGCACGGTCGAGCCGAACCCCATCGAGCCGAGCCTGAGCCCGGTCGATCTGGCTCCGCGCGCGGAGCGTGGCGTTCCCGGCGGCACCGGGTCGTCCGACGACGGCTGGGCGCCCGAGTCGATGGTGCTCGGTGACGACGAACGGCGGTTCGGCCGGGCACCGACCACCGCGGTGAACGACGAGTCCGCCGGCTCGGGGTCGGCGACGGGGACGCCCGTCGAGGACGACCCGCCGGTGCCGGCCGCGATCCCCTTCCGCGGACAGCAGTCCGAGGCGGAGTGGGTGTCGCCGGTCGTCGGCGACGGCTCCGGTCGGAGTGCACGCGCCGAGCAGCACGGGTACGACGACGACGACACCGCGGACGCCGCGAGCGCATCGGTGTTCGCCATCGCCAGCGGTGACGAGATCGACCCGGCCGACGCCCCACGACCGCTCGACGAGCAGCGCGCCGATGCCGAGCGCGTGAGCATGCGCGCGCTCGGGCGCAAGGGGGTCAGCGAGTCGGAGATGCGGCAGCTGCTGACGAAGCAGGACCTCGACGACGACGTCGTCGAGCACGAGGTCGCCCGACTGGTGCGCGTGGGCCTGCTCGACGACGTGGCCTTCGCCACCGACCTGGTGGACCGGCTGCACGAGCGCAAGGGCCTCGGTCGCCAGGGCGTGGTCGCCGAGCTGCGACGCCGTGGCATCGACCAGGCGGCGATCGACGCGGCGCTCGAGGCCGCGGAGGACGACGCCGACGACGAGTTCGTCCGCGCGATCGAGCTCGCTGAGAAGCGTGCACGCCAACTCCGTGGGCTCGACCGTGCGACTGCCGAGCGGCGCCTGAGCGGCTTCCTGATGCGCAAGGGGTACGGCTCGGGAGTCGTCCGCATCGCGGTGGAGCGGGCGCTCGACGGTCCGCCGCGACGCTCGCCCTCGGGTGGGGGCACCGTCCGCTTCGAGTAG
- the miaB gene encoding tRNA (N6-isopentenyl adenosine(37)-C2)-methylthiotransferase MiaB, with protein sequence MATVEARPRTYEVRTHGCQMNVHDSERLSGSLQAAGYVASDGEQADVVVINTCAVRENADNRLYGNLGQLAGIKRTHPGMQIAVGGCLAQKDKNVILEKAPWVDVVFGTHNMGSLPTLLERARHNDEAQIEILEALDVFPSTLPTKRDSTHSGWVSISVGCNNTCTFCIVPSLRGKEKDRRPGDVLAEIQALVDDGAIEVTLLGQNVNSYGVEFGDRQAFGKLLRAAGQIDGLERVRFTSPHPAAFTDDVIDAMAETPNVMPQLHMPLQSGSDRVLKAMRRSYRSERFLGILDRVRAKIPDAAISTDIIVGFPGETDEDFEDTLRVVEQSRFASAFTFQYSIRPGTPAAMMPDQLPKEVVQERYDRLIALQDRITAEEHAKQVGRSVEVLVATGEGKKDETTHRLSGRAEDSRLVHFAVPQGSAVPRPGDVVTVEITRAAPHFLIADNEGPLRIRRTRAGDAWDRAQAESCGVPTPSAPGAGPRPVSLGLPSLRVGR encoded by the coding sequence ATGGCCACCGTCGAAGCCCGCCCCAGAACCTACGAGGTCCGCACCCACGGGTGCCAGATGAACGTCCACGACTCGGAGCGCCTGAGCGGGTCGCTGCAGGCGGCCGGGTACGTGGCGTCGGACGGCGAGCAGGCTGACGTGGTCGTCATCAACACCTGCGCCGTGCGCGAGAACGCGGACAACCGTCTCTACGGCAACCTCGGGCAGCTCGCGGGCATCAAGCGCACGCACCCCGGCATGCAGATCGCCGTCGGCGGGTGCCTGGCGCAGAAGGACAAGAACGTCATCCTCGAGAAGGCGCCCTGGGTCGACGTCGTCTTCGGCACGCACAACATGGGGTCGCTGCCGACCCTGCTCGAGCGGGCTCGGCACAACGACGAGGCGCAGATCGAGATCCTCGAAGCGCTCGACGTGTTCCCGTCGACGCTGCCGACCAAGCGCGACTCCACGCACAGCGGCTGGGTGTCGATCTCCGTCGGCTGCAACAACACCTGCACCTTCTGCATCGTCCCGTCGCTCCGTGGCAAGGAGAAGGACCGTCGTCCGGGCGACGTGCTCGCCGAGATCCAGGCGCTCGTCGACGACGGAGCCATCGAGGTGACGCTGCTCGGGCAGAACGTCAACTCCTACGGCGTGGAGTTCGGCGACCGTCAAGCGTTCGGCAAGCTGCTCCGGGCCGCCGGTCAGATCGACGGCCTCGAGCGCGTGCGGTTCACGAGCCCGCACCCGGCCGCGTTCACCGACGACGTGATCGACGCCATGGCCGAGACCCCGAACGTCATGCCCCAGCTGCACATGCCGCTGCAGTCCGGATCGGACCGGGTGCTCAAGGCCATGCGTCGGAGCTACCGGAGTGAACGGTTCCTCGGCATCCTCGACCGCGTGCGGGCGAAGATCCCGGACGCCGCGATCTCCACCGACATCATCGTGGGGTTCCCCGGTGAGACCGACGAGGACTTCGAGGACACCCTGCGCGTCGTGGAGCAGTCGCGGTTCGCCTCGGCCTTCACGTTCCAGTACTCGATCCGTCCGGGCACGCCGGCGGCGATGATGCCGGACCAGCTGCCGAAGGAGGTCGTGCAGGAACGCTACGACCGGCTCATCGCGCTGCAGGACCGCATCACCGCCGAGGAGCACGCGAAGCAGGTCGGTCGGAGCGTCGAGGTGCTCGTCGCCACCGGCGAGGGCAAGAAGGACGAGACCACCCACCGCCTGTCCGGCCGCGCCGAGGACTCCCGCCTCGTGCACTTCGCCGTGCCGCAGGGCTCCGCCGTCCCGCGTCCCGGCGACGTCGTCACCGTCGAGATCACGCGCGCAGCCCCGCACTTCCTGATCGCCGACAACGAGGGCCCCCTGCGGATCCGTCGGACCCGTGCCGGTGACGCCTGGGACCGTGCGCAGGCCGAGAGCTGCGGTGTGCCGACCCCGTCCGCCCCGGGCGCCGGGCCCCGTCCGGTCTCGCTCGGGCTGCCGAGCCTCCGTGTCGGACGCTGA
- a CDS encoding class I SAM-dependent methyltransferase, with protein MANEHYFSANPSSEARERQVHVTLAGRSLTLSTAAGVFSPDGVDRGTRVLLGSVPPPAPEGDLLDIGCGWGPIAITMALESPDARVWGVDVNERVLGLAQRNAVAAGASNVTVGLPDELPADLRFRTIWSNPPIRVGKDELHAILLTWLPRLEVGGDAWLVVSKDLGGDSLQRWLGDALGDGFAVSRATTDKGFRVIRVRRTAE; from the coding sequence ATGGCGAACGAGCACTACTTCTCCGCGAACCCCTCGTCGGAGGCCCGTGAGCGACAGGTGCACGTCACGCTCGCCGGACGGTCGCTCACGCTGTCCACCGCCGCGGGCGTGTTCAGCCCGGACGGTGTCGACCGCGGCACCAGGGTGCTGCTCGGGTCCGTGCCGCCGCCCGCGCCCGAGGGCGACCTGCTCGACATCGGCTGCGGGTGGGGGCCGATCGCGATCACGATGGCGCTCGAGTCGCCGGACGCCCGGGTCTGGGGCGTGGACGTCAACGAGCGGGTCCTCGGTCTCGCGCAGCGCAACGCCGTCGCAGCCGGGGCGTCGAACGTCACCGTCGGGCTGCCGGACGAGCTCCCGGCGGACCTGCGCTTCCGCACGATCTGGTCCAACCCGCCGATCCGGGTGGGGAAGGACGAACTGCACGCCATCCTGCTGACGTGGCTGCCCCGGCTCGAGGTCGGCGGGGACGCTTGGCTGGTGGTGTCGAAGGACCTCGGCGGGGACTCCCTGCAGCGGTGGCTCGGGGACGCGCTCGGGGACGGGTTCGCGGTGTCGCGGGCCACGACCGACAAGGGCTTCCGCGTGATCCGGGTCCGCCGGACCGCCGAGTAG
- the hflX gene encoding GTPase HflX: protein MTETTMNDGRSDDSAEGVVERVLRNAETRATSAIFAPAQAIQTRSVDEHGWSGDGDQYEREDRAALRRVTGLSTELEDVTEVEYRQLRLERVVLIGVYPQGDAQDAENSLRELAALAETAGAVVLDGLLQRRPNPDPATYLGKGKAEELAMVVKATGADTVVADTELAPSQRRALEDVVKVKVIDRTAVILDIFSQHATTREGKAQVELAQLQYLLPRLRGWGESMSRQAGGQVSGGAGMGSRGPGETKIELDRRRINTRMSKLRRQIAGFRPAREAKRADRHRNEVPSVAIAGYTNAGKSSLLNRLTSAGVLVQNQLFATLDATVRRTESSAGREFTFVDTVGFVRNLPHQLVEAFRSTLEEVGEADVIVHVVDGSHPDPAAQLATVRDVMGDVGARDIPEVVAFNKADLIDEAQRLVLVGLVPDAVFVSARTGEGVPELLAAIEARLPEPDVELTVVIPYDRGDLVSSLHDAGAVETTDYVEDGTRLRVRVFQRQVAELDPYVVTPVATA, encoded by the coding sequence ATGACGGAAACCACCATGAACGACGGACGATCCGACGACAGCGCCGAGGGTGTCGTGGAACGCGTCCTCCGCAATGCCGAGACCCGGGCCACGTCGGCGATCTTCGCTCCGGCCCAGGCCATCCAGACACGATCGGTCGACGAGCACGGCTGGTCCGGCGACGGCGACCAGTACGAGCGCGAGGACCGCGCCGCCCTGCGGCGCGTCACCGGGCTCTCCACCGAGCTCGAGGACGTCACCGAGGTCGAGTACCGGCAGCTCCGGCTCGAGCGGGTCGTGCTGATCGGCGTGTACCCCCAGGGCGACGCCCAGGACGCCGAGAACTCCCTCCGCGAGCTCGCCGCCCTGGCCGAGACCGCCGGTGCCGTGGTCCTCGACGGGCTCCTGCAGCGCCGGCCCAACCCCGACCCGGCGACCTACCTCGGCAAGGGCAAGGCCGAGGAGCTCGCCATGGTCGTCAAGGCGACCGGCGCCGACACGGTCGTCGCGGACACGGAGCTCGCCCCCTCCCAGCGCCGAGCGCTCGAGGACGTCGTGAAGGTGAAGGTGATCGACCGGACCGCCGTGATCCTCGACATCTTCAGCCAGCACGCCACCACGCGCGAGGGCAAGGCCCAGGTCGAGCTGGCCCAGCTGCAGTACCTGCTGCCGCGTCTGCGCGGCTGGGGTGAGTCGATGTCCCGCCAGGCCGGTGGTCAGGTCTCCGGCGGTGCCGGCATGGGGTCCCGTGGTCCGGGTGAGACGAAGATCGAGCTCGACCGCCGGCGCATCAACACGCGCATGTCGAAGCTCCGCCGTCAGATCGCGGGCTTCCGACCGGCTCGGGAGGCCAAGCGCGCCGACCGGCACCGCAACGAGGTGCCGAGCGTCGCGATCGCCGGGTACACCAACGCCGGGAAGTCCTCGCTCCTGAACCGCCTGACGAGCGCGGGCGTCCTGGTGCAGAACCAGCTGTTCGCAACCCTCGACGCCACGGTGCGCCGGACCGAGAGCAGCGCCGGCCGCGAGTTCACGTTCGTCGACACGGTGGGCTTCGTGCGGAACCTGCCGCACCAGCTGGTCGAGGCCTTCCGCTCCACGCTCGAGGAGGTCGGCGAGGCCGACGTCATCGTGCACGTGGTCGACGGGTCGCACCCCGACCCCGCCGCGCAGCTCGCGACGGTCCGAGACGTCATGGGTGACGTCGGAGCGCGGGACATCCCCGAGGTCGTCGCGTTCAACAAGGCGGACCTCATCGACGAGGCGCAGCGACTCGTGCTGGTCGGACTCGTGCCGGACGCGGTGTTCGTCTCCGCCCGCACGGGCGAGGGCGTGCCCGAGCTCCTCGCCGCGATCGAGGCACGGCTGCCAGAACCGGACGTCGAGTTGACGGTGGTGATCCCGTACGACCGTGGCGACCTGGTGTCGTCACTGCACGACGCGGGAGCAGTCGAGACGACCGACTACGTCGAGGACGGCACCCGCCTGCGGGTGCGCGTCTTCCAGCGCCAGGTCGCGGAGCTCGACCCGTACGTGGTCACGCCGGTCGCGACGGCGTAG
- the hisB gene encoding imidazoleglycerol-phosphate dehydratase HisB: MTARTASISRSTSESSIELSLDLDGTGSSDVSTSVPFFDHMLTAFSKHSLIDLRVRSTGDTDIDVHHTVEDTGIVLGQALKQALGDRAGIGRYGDALVPLDEALAQAVVDVSGRPFLVHSGEPEGFEFHRIGGHFTGSMVRHVFEAITFNAGITVHVRVLGGRDPHHIAEAEFKAFARALRRAVELDPRVDGIPSTKGKL; the protein is encoded by the coding sequence ATGACCGCCCGCACCGCCTCGATCAGCCGGAGCACGAGCGAGTCGAGCATCGAGCTCTCGCTCGACCTGGACGGCACCGGTTCGTCCGACGTCTCGACGAGCGTGCCCTTCTTCGACCACATGCTGACGGCGTTCAGCAAGCACTCGCTCATCGACCTCCGCGTGCGCTCGACGGGCGACACCGACATCGACGTGCACCACACGGTCGAGGACACGGGCATCGTGCTCGGGCAGGCCCTGAAGCAGGCCCTCGGCGACCGTGCCGGCATCGGCCGCTACGGCGACGCGCTCGTCCCGCTCGACGAAGCCCTGGCCCAGGCCGTGGTGGACGTCTCCGGTCGTCCCTTCCTCGTGCACTCCGGTGAGCCCGAGGGGTTCGAGTTCCACCGGATCGGTGGGCACTTCACCGGTTCGATGGTGCGCCACGTGTTCGAGGCGATCACGTTCAACGCCGGCATCACGGTGCACGTCCGTGTGCTCGGTGGCCGCGACCCGCACCACATCGCCGAGGCCGAGTTCAAGGCCTTCGCGCGCGCGCTGCGCCGCGCCGTCGAGCTCGATCCGCGGGTCGACGGCATCCCGTCCACGAAGGGGAAGCTGTGA
- the hisH gene encoding imidazole glycerol phosphate synthase subunit HisH, which yields MTAKPNVVVLDYGSGNVHSAAKALERAGADVTLTADKQAALRADGLLVPGVGAFAAVVDQLEGVRGGEIVDHRLAGGRPVLGICVGMQVMFARGVERGADVEGLGQWPGTVEEIRAEVLPHMGWNTVEAPEDSVLFDGLHDERFYFVHSYGVTDFPLDAYGPFRAPRLTWAEHGQRFVAAVENGPLTATQFHPEKSGEPGIRLLRNWVDSL from the coding sequence GTGACCGCGAAGCCGAACGTCGTCGTCCTCGACTACGGATCGGGCAACGTCCACTCGGCGGCCAAGGCGCTCGAGCGCGCCGGCGCCGACGTCACCCTGACCGCCGACAAGCAGGCCGCGCTCCGCGCCGACGGTCTGCTCGTGCCGGGTGTCGGCGCGTTCGCCGCCGTCGTCGACCAGCTCGAGGGCGTCCGCGGCGGCGAGATCGTCGACCACCGTCTGGCCGGCGGGCGACCGGTGCTCGGCATCTGCGTCGGCATGCAGGTCATGTTCGCCCGCGGGGTCGAGCGCGGTGCGGACGTCGAGGGGCTCGGCCAGTGGCCGGGCACGGTCGAGGAGATCCGTGCCGAGGTCCTGCCGCACATGGGCTGGAACACGGTCGAGGCCCCCGAGGACTCCGTGCTCTTCGACGGCCTGCACGACGAACGGTTCTACTTCGTCCACTCGTACGGCGTGACGGACTTCCCGCTCGACGCCTACGGCCCGTTCCGTGCGCCGCGCCTGACCTGGGCCGAGCACGGGCAGCGGTTCGTCGCCGCCGTGGAGAACGGCCCACTGACGGCCACGCAGTTCCACCCGGAGAAGTCGGGGGAGCCGGGCATCCGGCTGCTCCGCAACTGGGTCGACTCGCTCTGA